In the Streptomyces sp. SJL17-4 genome, TCCTCGACGCCATCCAGGAGCTGCGCGCAGCCGGAGCCGAGGCGATCCAGGTCAACGGTGTCCGGGTGGTCGCGGACAGTTATTTCACCGGTAGTGGTGATGACATGCGGATCGATGGAACGAAGGTGGCCGCTCCGTACGTCTTCAAGGTCATCGGCAAGCCGGAGGATCTCGAGCCCGCGCTCAACATCCCCGGCGGTGTCGTGCAGACCCTGGAGAAGGAGCAGGCCACAGCCACGGTGGAGCGGTCGGCGAAGATCATCGTCGATGCCTTGCGACCCGCGAAGCGGCCTGACTACGCTCAGTCGTCCTCGTAGTGAGAGGGAGACAACGGGGGTCCCGCGACAAGGGCAAGACGTTGCGGGGGGTCGGCGCACCACATCGGTGGTGCGTGGTGGAAACTGTCCGGAGGATACGGACGTTGTGAAGGTGTCCGGGTCGGCAGGTGTGATGGATCTCGGTTCGTCCTGCCCCACGGGCGGGTCTGTTTCGGTCAAGGGGAATCGCCCGTGAGTTTTTTTTCGAAGTTGTTCGGCAAGAGCGGACGCGAGGACGGCGGTAACGCCAAGCACCGCGCGTCGCGCCACGCCCAGAGCGAGGAGCAGAGCGGCGAACGCCCGCTCTTCCGCGATGAGGTCGGCGGCCAGGGCGGTGACGTTCCGGGCGCGTACGGCGCGTCGTCTGTTGACCCTGCCGGGGCTGCCCGCATAGGTTTCGGAGAACCATCAACCTCAAGTACGGGTGGAGGGTTTGCCGCCGACCCGTACGCCACACAGACCTCGGCGGGGCAGCCGCGGCAGGAGGGTGCGTCCATGCCGGTGTGTACGAGGTGCGGTCACCGCAACGCGGCCGACAGTCGTTTCTGCTCCCACTGCGGCACGCCGCTGCGGGGCGGAGTCGCTCCCGAGCGTGCTTCCGAGACGACGTCCACGATCTCCATCTCGGGTCTCGAGGCCTACGACGCGGAGGTCACCGGCCAGACCCAGCTGCCCTCGCTCTCTCCCGAGGCGCTGGCCGCCGTCGAGGCCCTGCCGTCCGGTTCCGCGCTCCTCGTGGTGCGTCGTGGGCCGAACTCCGGCAGCCGGTTCCTGCTCGACGGTGAGCTGACGACGGCCGGCCGTCACCCGCAGAGCGACATCTTCCTGGACGACTTCACGGTCTCCCGGCGCCATGTCGAGTTCCGGCGGGCCCAGGACGGCAGCTTCACCGTCGCCGACGTCGGCAGCCTCAACGGCACGTACGTCAACCGCGAGCCGATCGACTCGGTCGTTCTGTCCAACGGCGACGAGGTGCAGATCGGTAAGTACCGCCTGGTCTTCTACTCGAGCCAGCGGGGCATGTAGCGCCTCGGAGAAGCCTTCAGGGAAGGTCCATGCTGCGAACACCGACGGGCGGTGCCGGATCCGGCACCGCCACCGCGGGCGACCGGCTGGTCAGCATCGGCACGGTGCTGAACCAGCTGCGCGACGAATTTCCCGAAGTGACCATCTCCAAGATCCGGTTCCTGGAGGCCGAGGGGCTCGTGGAGCCCCGGCGTACGGCCTCCGGGTACCGGAAGTTCAGCCCGCAGGATGTCGAGCGGCTCGCTCAGATCCTGCGGATGCAGCGGGACCACTACCTTCCGCTGAAGGTCATCCGCGAGCACCTCGACGCCCTCGCCAGGGGAGAGCAGATCAAGCTCCCGACCCCCGGCCGCCGGCGGGACCTGCTCGAAGGAGCCTGGGAGCAGGACGCCGAGCCCCCCACCGCCGCGCGGATCGGGCGGGCCGAACTGCTGGCCGCGGCCGAGGTCACCGAGGCGGAACTCCTCGAGTGGGAGTCGTACGGTCTGATCTCCGAGACGGACGGTGGCGGCTACGAGCCCGAGACCGTGACCGTCGCTCGGCTCGTCGCGGATCTGGGGCGATTCGGACTCGAACCCCGGCACCTGCGGGCCGTCAAGGCCGCCGCGGACCGCGAGGCCGGACTGATCGAGCAGGTCGTCGCGCCGCTGCGCCGACACCGTAATCCGCAGACCAGGGCCCATGCGGAGGCCACCGCGCAGGAGCTCGCCGCACAGTCGGTGCGGCTGCACGCCGCGCTCGTACAGACCGCGCTGGGGATTCGGCTGCAGTGAGCCCGTGTGGGCCCGTGTGAGCCCGTCTGAGCCCGTGAGGGGCTTTCGGGGCGGGCTCGGGGTGGTGTGTGGGCCGGGTTCGGGGCTGGGGTTCAGGGTGCGCTTGGGGCGGATTCGGGGTTGGGTCCAGGGTGGGCTCGGGGTGGGCTTGGGAGGGCCCGACTATCCAAACCGGTCGGGCACGTCCTAGGGTTGCTGTGTGAACGAGCTCGACGTTGTGGGTGTCCGGGTGGAAATGCCCTCCAACCAGCCGATCGTGCTCCTGCGTGAAGTGGGAGGCGATCGGTACCTCCCCATCTGGATCGGACCGGGTGAGGCGACCGCGATCGCCTTCGCCCAGCAGGGGATGGCCCCTCCGCGGCCGCTGACGCACGACCTGTTCAAGGACGTGCTGGAGGCCGTGGGACAGGAACTCACCGAAGTCCGCATCACGGATCTGCGTGACGGGGTCTTCTACGCCGAGCTGGTCTTCGCCAGCGGCGTCGAGGTGAGCGCGCGGCCTTCGGACGCGATAGCACTGGCCCTCCGGACCGGAACGCCGATCTACGGCAGTGACGGTGTGCTGGACGATGCCGGCATCGCGATTCCGGACGAGCAGGAGGACGAGGTGGAGAAGTTCCGCGAGTTCCTCGACCAGATCTCACCGGAGGATTTCGGGACCAACAGTCAGTGAGTCGAAGCGGCGCGGCCGCAGGCCGTTCGCGGGGTGCTGTCAGAGCATTCGAGTAGCCTTTCCCCGGCGAGAGAGACGGGAAACCACTCTCAGGGTGATTATCACTCGGCGTGCCGAGTGTGGCGATCGTTGACGCACCCCGAGTGACTGCCTACCTTCGTGTGGGCAGGTCAAGGACGGAGGGTCGGCGTGATGAGCAGCGCGGACGGTACGGCAGGGAGCTCGCTCGGACGCGTGTCCGGAGAGAGCGGTCCGTATCCGCTTCACGGCAGTGTGGGCGACTTCGGTACGGGTACGGACGCCGGTGCGGGGAGCGGCGCGGTCACGGGGCCCGGGGGCGCTTCCGGTGCCGGTCCCGGTGCGGCGGGTGAGACGGTCGGTTATCGCGGTCCCACGGCCTGTGCGGCGGCCGGGATCACGTATCGCCAGCTGGACTACTGGGCGCGTACGGGGCTCGTGGAGCCGAGTGTCCGGCCCGCGTACGGGTCGGGGACCCAGCGGCTCTACAGCTTCCGCGACGTCGTCGTGCTGAAGATCGTCAAACGATTCCTCGACACCGGGGTCGCCCTCCAGAACATCCGGGCCGCCGTGCAGCACCTGCGCGCGCGGGGCTTCCGCGACCTGGAGCGGATGACGCTCATGAGCGACGGGGCCACCGTCTACGAGTGCTCCTCGCCGGACGAGGTCGTCGATCTGCTCCAGGGCGGGCAGGGCGTCTTCGGCATCGCCGTCGGCGTGGTCTGGCGGGACGTCGAGGCGGCGCTCTCGCAGCTGCACGGGGAGCGGGTCGACACGGGCGAGACGCTCGTGGGGCACAACCCGGGGGACGAGCTGGCGCGGAGGCGTCGGGACAGGGCCGTCTGAGGGGCGGGGCCTTTGCCTGGGTCCTGCTTTGGGCCTTGCTTTGGGCTTCGGCCTTGGGGCGTGGCTTTGGGTTCGGGCCTGGGCCTCGTGGGCCGGCCGGGGCTTGGGTTGTGTGGTGTGGGGCTTGTTGTCAGTGGTGTGAGGCAGCATCGGAAGTGTGAGAGCCGCGCCCACCATCCTCCATCTCGACATGGATGCCTTCTTCGCCGCCGCCGAGCAGGCGTCGAAGCCCAGCCTGCGTGGAAAACCCGTGATCGTCGGCGGCCTCGGGCCCCGGGGCGTCGTCGCCACCGCGTCCTACGAGGCGCGCCGTTTCGGAGTCCACTCGGCCATGCCCATGGGTCAGGCGCGGCGGCTCGCGCCGAACGCGGCCTACCTCGTACCCCGCTTCTCCTTCTACCGGTCGATCTCCGAGCAGGTCATGGAACTGCTCGGACGTCTCTCCCCGCTCGTGGAGCCGCTCAGCCTCGACGAGGCCTTCGTGGACCTCGAGGCCGGGGGCGTGGCCGACGACAGTGCGAGCGCGCGTACGGCCGGTGAGCGGCTACGGGTCGACATCCTGGCCACGACGGGGCTCACCGGGTCCGTGGGGCTCGCCGGATCCAAGATGATCGCGAAGATCGCCTCCGAGGAGGCGAAGCCCGACGGCCTCGTGCTGATCGAACCCGGGACCGAGCGGGAGCTGCTCGCACCGCGTTCGGTGCGGATCCTGCCCGGTGTCGGGCCGGCGACCGGGGAGCACCTCCGGCGGGCCGGGATGACCACCGTGTCCGACCTCGCGGAGGCGGGTGAGGACGAGCTCGTCAGGCTCCTCGGGCGGGCGCACGGGGCCTCGCTCTACCTGATGGCCCAGGGGTACGACGATCGGCCCGTGGTGGCCGAGCGGGACGCCAAGTCGGTCTCGGTCGAGGACACGTTCGACGTCGACCTGCACGACCGGGTGCGGATCAGGGGTGAGGTCGAGCGGCTCGCGGAGCGGTGCGTGGGGAGGCTGCGGGCCTCCGGGCACTCCGGGCGGACCATCGTTCTGAAGGTGCGGCGCTTCGACTTCTCGACGCTCACGCGGTCCGAGACGCTCCGGGGGCCCACGGACGATCCGGCTGTGGTGCGGGAGGCGGCGGGGCGGCTGCTCGAGGCGGTGGACACGACCGGGGGTGTGCGGTTGCTGGGGGTCGGGGTGAGTGGGCTCGCGGACTACACGCAGGAGGATCTGTTCGCGCAGGCGGAGGTCGCTGCGGCGTTGGCGGAGGGGTCGGTGGGGGGTTCGGGGGCGCCGGGG is a window encoding:
- a CDS encoding MerR family transcriptional regulator, which codes for MLRTPTGGAGSGTATAGDRLVSIGTVLNQLRDEFPEVTISKIRFLEAEGLVEPRRTASGYRKFSPQDVERLAQILRMQRDHYLPLKVIREHLDALARGEQIKLPTPGRRRDLLEGAWEQDAEPPTAARIGRAELLAAAEVTEAELLEWESYGLISETDGGGYEPETVTVARLVADLGRFGLEPRHLRAVKAAADREAGLIEQVVAPLRRHRNPQTRAHAEATAQELAAQSVRLHAALVQTALGIRLQ
- a CDS encoding bifunctional nuclease family protein, giving the protein MNELDVVGVRVEMPSNQPIVLLREVGGDRYLPIWIGPGEATAIAFAQQGMAPPRPLTHDLFKDVLEAVGQELTEVRITDLRDGVFYAELVFASGVEVSARPSDAIALALRTGTPIYGSDGVLDDAGIAIPDEQEDEVEKFREFLDQISPEDFGTNSQ
- a CDS encoding MerR family transcriptional regulator, coding for MSSADGTAGSSLGRVSGESGPYPLHGSVGDFGTGTDAGAGSGAVTGPGGASGAGPGAAGETVGYRGPTACAAAGITYRQLDYWARTGLVEPSVRPAYGSGTQRLYSFRDVVVLKIVKRFLDTGVALQNIRAAVQHLRARGFRDLERMTLMSDGATVYECSSPDEVVDLLQGGQGVFGIAVGVVWRDVEAALSQLHGERVDTGETLVGHNPGDELARRRRDRAV
- a CDS encoding DNA polymerase IV, whose protein sequence is MRAAPTILHLDMDAFFAAAEQASKPSLRGKPVIVGGLGPRGVVATASYEARRFGVHSAMPMGQARRLAPNAAYLVPRFSFYRSISEQVMELLGRLSPLVEPLSLDEAFVDLEAGGVADDSASARTAGERLRVDILATTGLTGSVGLAGSKMIAKIASEEAKPDGLVLIEPGTERELLAPRSVRILPGVGPATGEHLRRAGMTTVSDLAEAGEDELVRLLGRAHGASLYLMAQGYDDRPVVAERDAKSVSVEDTFDVDLHDRVRIRGEVERLAERCVGRLRASGHSGRTIVLKVRRFDFSTLTRSETLRGPTDDPAVVREAAGRLLEAVDTTGGVRLLGVGVSGLADYTQEDLFAQAEVAAALAEGSVGGSGAPGVAGAVGDGSVAAAAAGSAVAGVAAVPAVSAVEPGADEPVERHWAPGNDVRHAVYGAGWVQGSGVGRVTVRFEEPGSEPGRVRTFAVDDPELEPGEALPLVEGGA
- a CDS encoding FHA domain-containing protein, whose translation is MGGAWWKLSGGYGRCEGVRVGRCDGSRFVLPHGRVCFGQGESPVSFFSKLFGKSGREDGGNAKHRASRHAQSEEQSGERPLFRDEVGGQGGDVPGAYGASSVDPAGAARIGFGEPSTSSTGGGFAADPYATQTSAGQPRQEGASMPVCTRCGHRNAADSRFCSHCGTPLRGGVAPERASETTSTISISGLEAYDAEVTGQTQLPSLSPEALAAVEALPSGSALLVVRRGPNSGSRFLLDGELTTAGRHPQSDIFLDDFTVSRRHVEFRRAQDGSFTVADVGSLNGTYVNREPIDSVVLSNGDEVQIGKYRLVFYSSQRGM